The following are from one region of the Phycisphaerales bacterium genome:
- a CDS encoding class I SAM-dependent methyltransferase, with protein sequence MSLWKRSVRRLLRPALVPLEDAIAGAGGWHAWRGGLDGCLTSAIGDVHIERRLRDELAYWVRAVHVPGAHEAIDPAYGDFHAVFARWQTDRCKELAEWLGAPDAVAWQTQTSVLEIGGGPHPMVAQGTWRYAAAVDPLNDGYASCGLFPPGPLGFTPIAASGEQIPVAGSTFDVVVCDNCLDHVADPGRVVAEIGRVLKPGGHAWILVDLRSTVDDMHPHAFTPELLSAMLISQGLDIVRDRMGEHASHPLAYGEIRVLARKRTDRPG encoded by the coding sequence GTGTCGCTCTGGAAGCGATCGGTTCGCCGACTCCTGCGTCCGGCGCTGGTGCCGCTCGAAGACGCCATTGCCGGTGCGGGTGGATGGCACGCCTGGCGCGGCGGGCTCGATGGCTGCCTCACCAGTGCCATCGGCGACGTGCACATCGAGCGCCGCCTCCGCGACGAGCTCGCCTACTGGGTTCGGGCCGTCCACGTCCCAGGCGCCCACGAGGCCATCGACCCAGCTTATGGCGACTTCCACGCCGTGTTCGCGCGCTGGCAGACCGACCGCTGCAAGGAGCTGGCCGAGTGGCTCGGCGCGCCCGACGCCGTCGCGTGGCAGACCCAGACGTCAGTCCTGGAAATCGGAGGTGGTCCACACCCGATGGTGGCCCAAGGGACGTGGCGATACGCCGCGGCCGTCGATCCGTTGAACGACGGGTATGCATCATGCGGGCTCTTCCCGCCCGGCCCGCTCGGGTTCACGCCCATTGCCGCCTCGGGCGAGCAGATTCCCGTTGCCGGCAGCACGTTCGATGTCGTGGTGTGCGACAACTGCCTCGACCACGTTGCCGATCCCGGCCGCGTCGTGGCCGAGATCGGGCGCGTGCTGAAGCCAGGCGGACACGCCTGGATCCTCGTCGACCTGCGAAGCACGGTCGACGACATGCATCCGCATGCCTTCACGCCCGAGTTACTTTCGGCCATGCTGATCAGCCAGGGCCTGGACATCGTGCGTGACCGCATGGGCGAGCACGCCAGCCACCCGCTGGCCTATGGCGAGATCCGGGTGCTGGCTCGCAAGCGAACCGACCGACCGGGCTGA
- a CDS encoding YfjI family protein, whose product MRVQEQHPPTFHLDDFTPSAEIQLPEAFKPFPMEALPGAVGAFAVEGAASIGCDTSYIVLPMLSALASAIGNTRRVALKRAWEEPPIIWTAIVGESGTAKSPALDLALGPVRERQHRAMREHAEAQELHEAAMAEWKAQHGRKDADASSAPVPPVCRRTLTDDTTTEAIAHLLGENPRGLLVARDELAGWFGGFDRYTGGKGGDAPKWLEVFGGRALITDRRGSGTTYVPRASVCICGGIQPGILRRALGASNIENGLAARLLFAMPPRTPKRWTDDDVTEATERALDRVFDRLYALEPDYTDGEDEPRLVHLSPEAKREFRSFVNRHGEQQMQHDGAQAAAWSKLEGYGARFALVVHLTRWAAGEAVEADTIDVQSVRSAIAMVEWFGRETGRVYALLEGDDVDDARGKLVELIQRKGGDVSARELVQACWSIRKAPEAEAALNDLETVGAGQWYRVPSTSRGGRPSRRFRLAPPLQPQHLRNRPPERANGGFVDVEAQHPDTHAPFRQ is encoded by the coding sequence ATGAGAGTACAAGAACAACATCCACCGACGTTCCATCTCGACGACTTCACGCCCAGCGCCGAGATTCAACTGCCCGAGGCGTTTAAGCCCTTTCCCATGGAGGCGTTGCCCGGGGCCGTGGGTGCGTTCGCGGTCGAGGGCGCAGCATCCATCGGCTGTGACACGTCCTACATCGTGCTGCCCATGCTGAGCGCCCTGGCGTCCGCCATCGGGAACACGCGGCGTGTCGCGCTCAAGCGGGCATGGGAAGAACCGCCGATCATCTGGACGGCCATCGTGGGCGAGAGTGGCACGGCCAAGAGCCCAGCGCTCGACCTAGCTCTAGGGCCCGTACGCGAGCGTCAGCATCGGGCGATGAGGGAGCACGCCGAAGCCCAGGAACTCCACGAGGCCGCGATGGCCGAGTGGAAGGCTCAACATGGGCGCAAGGACGCCGACGCATCATCGGCCCCGGTACCGCCAGTGTGCCGCCGTACGCTGACCGACGACACCACCACCGAGGCGATAGCCCACCTGTTGGGTGAGAACCCGAGGGGGCTGCTCGTGGCCCGCGACGAGTTGGCCGGATGGTTTGGGGGATTCGATCGCTACACGGGCGGCAAGGGGGGCGACGCACCCAAGTGGCTCGAAGTGTTCGGGGGCCGAGCACTGATAACCGATCGTCGGGGCAGTGGCACAACGTACGTCCCCCGCGCCAGCGTCTGTATCTGCGGGGGCATCCAGCCGGGCATCCTGCGGCGCGCGCTCGGAGCGTCCAACATCGAGAACGGCCTAGCTGCGCGTCTGCTGTTCGCCATGCCACCGCGCACCCCGAAGCGGTGGACCGACGACGACGTAACCGAGGCCACCGAGCGGGCGCTCGACCGCGTGTTCGATCGGCTGTACGCCCTCGAACCCGACTACACGGATGGCGAGGATGAGCCCCGGCTGGTGCATCTGAGCCCGGAGGCGAAGCGCGAGTTTCGGTCGTTCGTCAATCGGCACGGCGAGCAACAGATGCAGCACGATGGCGCACAGGCTGCCGCGTGGTCGAAGCTAGAGGGCTATGGGGCACGATTCGCCCTCGTGGTCCACCTGACGCGGTGGGCGGCGGGAGAAGCCGTTGAGGCTGACACCATCGACGTGCAGAGCGTGCGGTCCGCTATCGCGATGGTCGAGTGGTTCGGCCGAGAGACCGGCCGGGTCTACGCCCTGCTCGAAGGCGACGACGTGGACGATGCACGCGGCAAGCTGGTCGAACTCATCCAGCGCAAGGGGGGCGATGTCAGCGCCCGCGAACTCGTCCAAGCATGCTGGAGCATCCGCAAAGCGCCGGAAGCCGAGGCCGCGCTAAACGATCTCGAAACGGTCGGTGCGGGCCAGTGGTACAGGGTGCCGAGCACATCGAGGGGCGGGAGACCATCTCGCCGATTCCGGCTAGCACCACCTCTACAACCTCAACATCTACGAAACCGCCCGCCAGAGCGCGCGAATGGGGGTTTCGTGGATGTAGAGGCCCAGCACCCCGACACGCACGCCCCGTTTCGCCAATAA
- a CDS encoding ABC transporter ATP-binding protein, whose product MDGGRAASAAGFDPAMTGGPVFVARGISKVYHVGDVDVHALRSVDFELCAGELVVLLGPSGSGKSTLLNILGGLDTPTSGTLEYLGKNLTGASDAVLTRFRRAHVGFVFQFYNLIPSLTARENVALITDIVTDSMTPEAALDLVGLSHRLDHFPSQLSGGEQQRVAIARAIAKRPRVLLCDEPTGALDSKTGVIVLEALEHANRELGTATAIITHNAVIAGMGDRVVSLSDGQIARVDINADRRPARELSW is encoded by the coding sequence ATGGATGGTGGCCGAGCAGCGAGTGCGGCCGGTTTCGATCCTGCGATGACCGGCGGGCCGGTGTTCGTGGCTCGGGGCATTTCCAAGGTATACCACGTCGGCGACGTCGACGTGCATGCGCTGCGATCGGTCGATTTCGAGCTGTGCGCGGGCGAATTGGTCGTGCTGCTGGGGCCCAGCGGGAGTGGCAAGTCGACGCTGCTGAACATCCTTGGCGGGCTGGATACGCCGACGTCCGGCACGCTCGAGTACCTGGGCAAGAACCTGACCGGTGCGAGCGATGCGGTGCTTACCCGCTTCCGTCGTGCGCACGTTGGCTTCGTGTTCCAGTTCTACAACCTCATCCCAAGCCTAACCGCTCGAGAGAACGTCGCGCTCATTACGGACATCGTAACCGATTCGATGACGCCCGAAGCGGCGCTCGATCTCGTCGGTCTGTCGCATCGGCTCGATCACTTCCCGAGCCAACTCTCGGGCGGGGAGCAGCAACGCGTCGCTATCGCACGAGCCATCGCCAAGCGGCCGCGGGTCCTGCTGTGCGATGAACCGACCGGTGCGCTGGATTCGAAGACGGGCGTGATCGTGCTCGAGGCCCTCGAACATGCCAACCGAGAGCTCGGCACGGCGACGGCGATCATCACGCACAACGCCGTGATTGCCGGCATGGGCGACCGCGTCGTGTCACTGTCCGATGGCCAGATTGCTCGCGTGGACATCAACGCCGATCGCAGGCCTGCCCGTGAGCTTTCGTGGTGA
- a CDS encoding helix-turn-helix domain-containing protein, with amino-acid sequence MIQFAQGHKAQVDVRLLDAGETSELLSISRRTLARLTASGAIPSVLLNTCRRYRSDALRAWIAKGAPTEPGAGEAIMAELGEGVQA; translated from the coding sequence ATGATCCAGTTTGCTCAGGGCCATAAGGCCCAAGTGGACGTGCGCCTGCTCGACGCTGGCGAAACGTCCGAGTTGCTGTCCATCTCTCGTAGAACCCTGGCGAGACTCACCGCGTCCGGGGCCATCCCGTCCGTGCTCTTGAACACGTGCCGCCGGTACCGATCCGATGCGTTGCGGGCGTGGATCGCCAAAGGTGCGCCAACCGAGCCGGGCGCGGGCGAGGCCATCATGGCCGAGTTGGGCGAGGGGGTGCAGGCATGA
- a CDS encoding FtsX-like permease family protein — protein sequence MKTIHQKLLRDLWRMKEQAIAVSLVMACGIATFVMALSMLDSLHAASQAYYERNRFADVFAHARRAPESLTQRFATIAGVSSVDTRIVDRVLLDVPSMREPASAAIVSLPERGRGGLNEVHLLEGRMPEGERGREVIVNSRFATAHGLRPGSTIRAIMGGRSQMLRIVGVGISPEFVFLIPPGGILPEYDRYAVFWMGRTEMEAAFDMDGAFNDVTFLLTATADERAVIASVDQMLAPFGGTGAYGRSDQPSHQILENEFEELRGTALIAPLIFLAVSAFLLNLILGRLMALQREQIAALRALGYTAWEIARHYLGFALAIAIMSAALGLLGGALMGRGLTAMYAAFFDFPSFAYVLSPSLAALGVAVGLASGMVAVLLTLRRVMLIPPAEALKPPAPMSYHRMIGERLGITTILPTSLRMVLRYLERRPIKTVLSTLGVAMATAILVVGRFTEDAMDYVMRFQFERVQQRDLDIVLAADTDADAVRAIRALPGVRAVEPYRAVAVRLRNGPYERRTGIVGLSRRDGMHHLLDMDGRPVPLPDRGIVVSSQLARALDIVPGERVRAEVLHGRRPVLEPIVAATVDDFSGLAVYASIEELNRQLREPSVVDGVYARVDPNQLDAFYARVEQTPRIVAVGSTAATRQAFEDILDQNLGMMRTFLIGFSVVIAIGVVYNAARTSLSERSRDLATLRVLGFTKAEVVWLQIGELAIVTLAGVPVGLVLGYALARLTAWASASELFRMPFVVEPATFSISAIVVLLASMVTALTIARRVRRLDLLAALKARE from the coding sequence ATGAAGACGATTCATCAAAAATTGCTGCGCGACCTTTGGCGGATGAAGGAACAGGCCATCGCGGTGTCGCTGGTCATGGCGTGTGGCATCGCGACGTTTGTCATGGCCCTGAGCATGCTCGACAGCTTGCATGCGGCATCGCAAGCCTACTACGAGCGGAACCGGTTTGCCGACGTCTTCGCCCATGCCAGGCGTGCTCCCGAGTCATTGACCCAGAGGTTCGCAACCATCGCGGGCGTGTCATCGGTCGATACGCGCATCGTCGATCGCGTGTTGCTCGACGTCCCGTCGATGCGCGAGCCCGCATCGGCCGCCATCGTGTCGCTCCCTGAGCGCGGTCGGGGTGGCTTGAACGAGGTGCACCTGCTGGAAGGGCGAATGCCCGAGGGTGAGCGTGGCCGCGAGGTCATCGTGAACAGTCGTTTCGCCACCGCCCATGGCCTGAGGCCCGGTTCAACCATCCGTGCGATCATGGGCGGGCGGTCGCAGATGCTGCGCATCGTGGGCGTGGGTATCTCGCCGGAGTTCGTGTTCCTCATTCCCCCCGGCGGTATCCTGCCCGAATACGACCGATACGCGGTCTTCTGGATGGGCCGGACCGAGATGGAAGCGGCGTTCGATATGGATGGCGCCTTCAACGACGTGACGTTCCTGCTGACCGCCACCGCCGATGAGCGCGCCGTCATCGCGAGTGTCGATCAGATGCTCGCGCCCTTTGGAGGAACCGGCGCGTACGGTCGCTCGGACCAGCCTTCGCACCAGATCCTGGAGAACGAGTTCGAGGAACTTCGCGGTACCGCCCTGATTGCACCCTTGATCTTTCTAGCCGTATCGGCGTTCCTGCTGAACCTGATCCTGGGCCGATTGATGGCCCTTCAGCGCGAGCAGATTGCGGCGCTGCGAGCCCTTGGCTATACCGCGTGGGAAATTGCGCGACACTATCTGGGATTCGCGCTCGCGATTGCGATCATGTCCGCGGCCCTGGGGCTGCTCGGCGGCGCGCTGATGGGGCGTGGACTGACCGCGATGTACGCCGCTTTCTTCGACTTTCCCTCATTCGCTTACGTGCTCAGCCCATCGCTTGCGGCGCTCGGCGTGGCGGTTGGCCTTGCCTCGGGCATGGTTGCGGTACTTCTTACGCTGCGCCGCGTGATGCTGATTCCGCCGGCCGAGGCACTCAAGCCCCCCGCCCCGATGTCCTACCACCGCATGATCGGAGAGCGGCTTGGCATCACCACCATCTTGCCTACCTCCCTGCGCATGGTGCTTCGCTACCTCGAGAGACGGCCGATCAAGACGGTGTTGTCAACGCTTGGCGTGGCCATGGCAACGGCGATCCTCGTGGTCGGCCGATTCACCGAAGACGCCATGGACTACGTGATGCGTTTCCAGTTCGAACGCGTCCAGCAGCGCGACCTTGACATCGTGCTTGCCGCCGACACGGACGCCGATGCGGTCCGGGCCATACGGGCGTTGCCCGGCGTGCGTGCGGTCGAGCCCTATCGAGCCGTGGCGGTACGCCTGCGAAATGGGCCCTACGAACGGAGAACGGGCATTGTCGGCCTCTCGCGTCGGGACGGCATGCATCACTTGCTTGACATGGACGGCCGGCCCGTCCCGCTGCCGGACCGGGGCATCGTCGTGTCGAGCCAACTCGCCAGAGCGCTGGATATCGTGCCGGGCGAACGCGTGCGCGCCGAAGTCTTGCACGGCCGGCGCCCGGTGCTGGAGCCGATCGTGGCGGCCACGGTGGACGATTTCTCGGGGCTCGCTGTGTACGCCAGCATCGAGGAACTCAATCGGCAGCTTCGAGAACCGAGCGTCGTCGATGGCGTGTACGCACGCGTCGATCCGAACCAGCTTGATGCGTTCTATGCACGCGTCGAGCAGACTCCCCGCATCGTTGCAGTGGGTTCCACGGCTGCCACGAGGCAGGCGTTCGAGGATATCCTGGACCAGAACCTGGGCATGATGCGCACATTCCTGATCGGATTCAGCGTCGTCATAGCGATCGGGGTGGTATACAACGCAGCTCGAACGTCGCTGTCCGAACGCAGCCGCGATCTGGCGACGCTCCGCGTGTTGGGATTCACGAAGGCCGAAGTGGTGTGGCTCCAGATCGGCGAGCTCGCGATCGTGACGCTTGCGGGCGTGCCCGTCGGTCTCGTGCTGGGCTACGCTCTGGCGCGGCTGACGGCGTGGGCCAGCGCGTCGGAATTGTTCCGGATGCCATTCGTTGTCGAGCCGGCCACGTTTTCCATCTCGGCGATCGTTGTCCTCCTGGCTTCCATGGTGACCGCGCTGACCATCGCGCGGCGCGTCCGGCGGCTTGACTTGCTGGCCGCCCTGAAAGCACGCGAGTAG
- a CDS encoding helix-turn-helix domain-containing protein, translating into MTEHHNDLDYQPDCELVELRPIMLRHREVADVLGVSERTVYEWRENRGLPFVRIGTTVRYPVAGLERWAADLSEGGA; encoded by the coding sequence ATGACCGAGCACCACAACGACCTCGACTATCAACCCGACTGCGAACTCGTCGAACTGCGGCCGATCATGCTGCGCCACCGCGAAGTTGCCGACGTGTTGGGCGTGAGCGAACGCACCGTCTACGAGTGGCGCGAGAATCGGGGACTTCCGTTCGTGCGCATCGGCACCACCGTCCGCTACCCCGTGGCCGGGCTCGAACGCTGGGCCGCCGACCTTTCGGAAGGGGGCGCATGA
- the phoU gene encoding phosphate signaling complex protein PhoU: protein MPRITDGLLGNPRTDKTDCSRRGGAFMEPQQGYQRQIGGQGLPRQIIGLKRQLIKEASYATAMIEQALDALLRLDRPQAKAVRKQDDVIDRQELEIENACLDLLLMQHPVASDFREVLFVLRVNTQVERVGDHATSIAKCASRMVKAGLEPRWPTSLIEMAHRVPACCHKTLRAVLDEDLDAAREIIAEDELIDDLEKTLFSETIDIINNEPQGDLAGLYIYRVGRELERTADVMAGICRDLIYRETGENLRHAKHIDLNDAGDGSR from the coding sequence ATGCCTAGAATCACCGATGGTCTTCTGGGCAACCCTCGCACCGACAAGACCGACTGCTCACGGAGGGGTGGCGCGTTCATGGAACCACAGCAGGGATACCAGAGACAGATCGGCGGGCAAGGCCTGCCGCGGCAGATCATCGGCCTGAAGCGCCAGCTCATCAAGGAAGCTTCGTACGCCACGGCCATGATCGAGCAGGCCCTGGATGCGTTGCTGCGTCTGGATCGGCCGCAGGCAAAGGCGGTCCGCAAGCAGGATGATGTCATCGATCGGCAGGAACTCGAGATCGAGAATGCCTGCCTCGACCTGCTGCTGATGCAGCACCCGGTTGCCAGTGACTTTCGCGAGGTGCTGTTCGTCCTGCGTGTGAATACGCAGGTTGAGCGGGTGGGTGACCACGCCACCAGCATCGCCAAGTGTGCGTCTCGGATGGTCAAGGCCGGGCTCGAGCCCCGCTGGCCGACGTCGCTTATCGAGATGGCTCACCGCGTGCCAGCTTGCTGCCACAAGACGCTTCGGGCCGTGCTGGACGAGGACCTGGACGCCGCCCGTGAGATCATCGCCGAGGATGAGCTGATCGATGACTTGGAGAAGACCCTGTTCTCCGAGACCATCGACATCATCAACAACGAACCGCAGGGCGACCTCGCGGGCCTGTACATCTACCGGGTGGGTCGGGAATTAGAGCGGACCGCCGACGTCATGGCGGGCATCTGCCGGGACCTGATCTACCGGGAGACGGGGGAGAACCTCCGCCACGCCAAGCACATCGACCTGAACGACGCGGGCGACGGGTCGCGATAG